The DNA segment TTAACGGCACTATAGGCAGTGAACAGTACGCATGGATAGCCGGCGAATTAAACGGAAGTTATTATATGAAGACTATATTTTATAACAATAATATATCTCAAATAGGGAGTATCTGTAATACGTACGGAGTTGACGCAGCGCTAAGTTATGCGGCTGATGCAGTAACGACTGACGGGATAACCCCGACTAAGTATATAAAGACAAAAGAATTGATGCGAACTACATGGGGGACAACGAAATTACCATTCTTTAGAGTAGTAAAGGTCGGTAATAATAAAATCACAGAAACAAGAGTAGAGCCGTCTGACTGGTATGATGGAGGTTTAAGAATAAGTGTCAGTTATAAGCAGCAATATAACGGATTAACTTCTAATGACGGCAATGTGAGTGTAAATATAGCGCAAGTTTTAAATGGGCATTGGAGCGCTTATGATAATATTTGTGTAAAGTTTTGGATGCCGAAAGACACTTCATATATAGTCCATAATGGAGAATTGCTAAGTGTAATAGATAAAGGTGACGGCACAAATATTTGTTCGGTAAAATCATCAATAGCAAAAGAGACAGTTCTCAAAAATCCAATAAAGAAAAATATAAGCATAGGCGCCGCAAGCATTCCAAATAACGCGATAATATATTACAGCGATAAGGATATGACAACAGAACTGCCTGTATATGTTGTAGACGGGTCATTACTTTCAAGGATTTATGCAAAAGCTGGCAGGACCTATTTCAGTATATTTACTACAGACGGAGCTAATTTACCGAGTTATAAATTAGACCAGCAGGGGGATCTGGATATACAATCCGGTGTATTGGAAAAAATGGATGCTACGGGATTATTTTACAGAGGATATTATGATGTTCAGCAGAATAACGGCAAAGAGTATAAAGACGGGGATGCAAATATGTATATTCTCTCCGGCGGGAAGATATCAGCGCCTGCAATAGGGAATATATTTTACATAAAAACTATTATTCCCGAGCCGTATTTTAAATATTGTACATTTACTCCGGATAACCCGAATATCTTTCCTTCTCCTTTTGGAGTGTCCTTATCCGGAGAATCAAGAAACCTTATGACTATAGATTATGACTGGCATTACGATAAAGGTGTTCAGGTATATCGTAAAGAGCTTCCCTACGGAGACTGGCAGTTGAAATATACACATCAGGGAACGGTTAATTATTTTGGATGGAAGGATACAACAGTAGTAAGCGGTACAACCTACAGGTATAGATTAAATCAAAAAGATGCATTGGGAGGATACGGTCCCTATACGGATGAGTATGAAGTAACTGCCGGAAGTGCTGGTATTTCCTTAGGAGCTACTAATATTACAAATACAAGTGCTGTTATAATGTGGACAACTGATGTGCCGACTACATCACAGGTAGAGTACGCCGTATATGCCGGCGGCGGTTATACTAATTTTACTTACACTGATGTTTCAAGGTGGTCGAATGTTAACATGACAGCTGAAAACAGCAGTTTGGTAACAATCCATAGTATGATTTTGACAGGACTAAATCCGTCAACGGTGTATGGTTATAGGGTAATATCAAAAACAGCAGGAGGCGGAGTAAATACATCCGGCGGAATAAAGTACCCGACTAAATCATTTACGACGGCAGCAAACAGCGCCCCAATAATTTCCTTGCAGGGAGTGTCAAATTATCCAAAAGTGCTTCCGGGAGATGTTACTGCTATTAATATATATGGAATAGACGGGGTAGGAATAAGGTCAACAGCATTTTCTTTTGGAACAACGCTGAATTATGCAGTTGTGTCAGGCGGAGGGAGCGTAGATCCTGCAGCAACGGTAAATGCATATTCAACGGTTTTAACAACAGGGACAGTTGCCGGGATTAATACAGTAAGAGCAATTAAAACAACAGGGACGCCTCTTACATGCACGGCAAATGTTTGGGGCGCAGTTCCGGATCATTATAATATTTCAACAACTTCATTAACTGTAAAAGCAGGTGAACTATTTAATCTGACAATAACAGCATATAGCAATGCTGCCGAGACAGTAATCCTTCCGATAACAACAACAAATCTAAAGCTGAGCTTGACACCTGTAATGGGGAATAATTCGGGAGATGCAACCGGTGTTTTGTCAAATCCTATAGGGAATTTAAATGCAGGAATAGGCGCAGTAATAACATCGTATGCGATAGTTGAAGCAACCGGGATAAGAATAAAGGTGGAGGATGTAAAAGGAACGACGGGGTTAAGTGATATAATAACAGTGATAGCAGACAGCAGTAAACCTCTAAAAGTAGCGGGAAGTTTAAGCAAAGAACAGGCAACATCAGGAGAAACTGTAACAATAACGGGGAAAATACTGGATATATACGGGAATCAGATAACAACAAGTGGAACGGCAATAACATTTGCAAAGACACAGGGAACGGGAACGCTAAGCGGAACTGCAGTAACAACGGATGCCAACGGAGAAGCAAAAGTAAATCTTACATTGAATGATAATAGTCCAAATGTTGTAGAACTTACAAGCGGTAGTTTACAAAAAGGGACTATTTATGTAAGGATAAATGCTGTGAGTTCAGTAACAGTAACTCCTTTAATAACATCAGTGAAAACAGGGGGAGGGACAGAAGTAGATGTATTGGTAAAAGACGGAAGTGATGTTGCAGTTGCGGGTACTACCGTTACTGTAAGTATATTATCCGGGACAGGGAGTTTAAGTGCGAATAAAGCGGTTACGGATATAACCGGAATAGCAAGAGTGTCATATTCAGCATCTACGACAGCAGGGACCGGTTGTACAATAAAAGCAGAGACAGGCGGGATTAGTAATACTGCGAACATAAATACGGTTTATGGGGATATTGATCATTATAAGGTAGAAAGTTCGGTAACAACATCATTAGTAAACACGGATTTCATGCTTACAGTAAGCGCGATGGATAGATATGAAAACCTTGTTGCCAATGCAAGTAATGCTGCTGATTTGATACCGACTCTGGCAGGCTATGAACAAAGTGTTGCATTAGGGACATTATCTGTGACCTCCGTAAGTTTAACCGGCGGGACAAAAACAATAACAAATCAAAGGTATAGTAAAACAGAATCAATTAAGATAAAAGCATCGGATAGCGGCAATAAATATGGATTTAGCGGAGCAATATCTGTAACAAGCAGCAGCGTAGCGACGATAGGAGATATATCTATAAGATTTATGGGGACAAGTGCAGCGAAAATATGTACAGGGAATCAGGTTATAGTAGCTGCATCAGTAAAAGACAGTTTAGGTAATCCCGTTAGCGGCGCAGTAATAACTTGTTCGGCTGATAAAGGAGCATTCGGTAATTCAGCTGTTACAAGTGATGCAACCGGAAGAATAACAAATACATTTACGGCAGCGAGCGGAACCTGTACGGTAACATTGAGATCAGCCGGTATTAGCTGTCAGTCCACGATAGAAGGTGTCGTGCCGGCTTCAATATATATAGCAGAGGGAAACAGCATATCTATTGACAAGAATAGTACATATTGTGAAGCTAATATTATTATTAAAGATAATATTGGCAGCGGTGTGCCCTATGCGCCGGTAAGTTATAGTCAGATAAACGGAAGCACTGTAACATTAATAAGTCCTGCCTCTCCGTTGAATGTTGATAATGACGGAAAAGTAATGTTAAGATGTGATTTTTCAGGAGCAGGTACTAATACGGTCAGAATAACATGCAGCGGTCTTCCCTATTATGATTTAACGGTCAGTAAAGTCGGAGACAGCTTGAATTTTAGTTGTGATTATGCAAGCGGAGCGGTGAATGCAAATGTAATTCTAAAAGCGCAGGTTTTAAACTCTTCAGGGGCCAATGTTTCAGGAGCTGTAGTTACTTTTAAAATGTTGACTACGGGAACCTTGTCGGTTACTACAGCAACTACAGACGCATCCGGATATGCGTATACGACATTAACCTTAGGTCCAAGTGAAGGTGGTAATATAGTTCAAGCGGAATACTTGGGGATAAAGAAAACAGTGACAATAAAAGGAGTTGTCCCCGGCAGTATTATCATGTTAGCGGAAAATAATACTATAGCTGTAAACGGAAGCACAAACATTTATGCGACAGTATACAATGTAAAAGGGGATGGGATAATCGGTTTTCCTGTAAGCTTCAGCATACAGGGCGGAGGGAGCGGGAGTTTAAGTACTTTGACTTCAGCTGCGGATAGTCAGGGAAAAGCTGTTGTAGTATACTCTGCAGGAAGTATTGCTGGAAATGTTTCCGTGCAGGCAGCCGCAGGCGGGGTGACAAAAGCGGTAACGATAAATATTATTAATCTTTCTGACTTGCAGGTTACCTCGGCTCCCGGGAAAGTATTGATCTCTTCCGGAGCTTCCGTAATAAAAGCAATAGCTAAAGATATAAATAACGCGCCGTTAAGCGGAGCTAATATATCGTTCAGTGTCACAGGTTCCGGCAGTTTCCTTACAGCCGGAGCGCCCTTGACTTCGATAACCGTAAAATCAGATTCAACAGGGACTTCGTTGTCTACCTTTGCAAATACTGCCGTAGCCGGAAACAGTACAATAAATATTAACAGCGGCGTAGTGACAAAAACTGTAACCGTTACAATCGTGAGTGCTGTTTCAAAATTAAGATTAGTTGCTCCTGCTACTTTACCTTTGTATCCTGCTACAAATCTCGGTATTTATGTTCAGGTTTTAGACGATGTTGGAGATGACGTCGGAGTTAGTCGTGACGCGTCTACTGATGAAACAAAATATATCATTCTTACGTCTACAGGAGGGGTTTTTAAGTATGCTACGTCAAATACCGGGGTGATATATTGGAGAACAGCTTCACAATTATATTTTAAGAATACACTTAATACAGGAAGAACAAAAGAATTAGTTGATTCATCAAATCAAAATATATCAACTTCATATGGTGTATATAATTTAGGGTTTTATCCTGTTGCAGGAGTAAATACGATAACTGCAACATCTTCGGATAATTTAACTTCCGACACAAAACAAATAATAGGAGTTGATTCAGGGTTTAATAATAATAGTGCTGTAATGTTAAAAATAACTGCAGAACCCTCTGTCGTTAAGTCCTTGTCGAATTGTACGATAATTGCAAAAGTCAATGCGATTACCGGTATGCCTCTTTCATCTACAGGTGTTGCTTTTTCGATGATGAGTTCGCTTGGAACATTGTATGGTTTGACTTCTGTTATTACGGATGCAACCGGAGAAGCAAACTGTATATTGAAATCTGCGGACATTATGGATTATGATTATGTTGTTAAGGTGACAAGTTACGGTATAACAGATACTATAACCGTACCGACTGCAAAATCTGTACTTGATAGTTTTAATATTGAGGCCTCTTCAAATTTACTTATCAATCAGCCGTTCAGCATGAAGATAAAGGCGTGTGATATAAACGGAGGGCCTGTTAATTCGACAAGTCCTATAAATCTGACAATAAGCGCGGTCTCAGCTTCAAATGTGACAATATCGGGGACGGGGAGTTTGAATATATCTACAACAATAATATCAAATAATATAGACAGCTCAATTACCTTGTTAGGAGTCATCTATAATGCTGCGGAAAATATAAAGATAAAAATAACGGGCGGAGGGAAAACTAGTTATAGCGATGCGATACTCTTTACAAAACCTGCTAATAATATAAGCATGATATTATCCCCTGCAACCTGCGTTGCCGGACAGGCGGTAATGATTGATGGAACGATAAAGGATATAGACGCAAAAGGAGTGAGCGGGCAGACAATAACAATAGCATCAAGCGGCGGGACCTTGGATAAGACATCCTGCATAAGCGATGTTGACGGTAAATTCTCGGCATTACTGGTAACACCAAGTTCTGCAGGTTCAACAACAATAACGGCGGTATCAGGCAGTATTGTTGGGGCAACAGCTATTACAACAACATCAGTAATAGCATCGTATACGGTGACCGCTCCGGCAGTGGCAGATATAAACGGATTTACAATAACGATAACAGCCAAAGACTCCGGAAACAGTATTGTGAGAAGTTCTCCGGTAGTGGCCTTAACAACAAACGGTACAGGAACTCTGGGAATAACCTCAGTAAGATTAACCGACGGAGTACTTGTATTCAGTGAAACGTACAGCAAAGTAGAAGGCCCGGTAAAAATAACAGCCAAAGACGGGAACAGTAAGTCAGGTGTCACAGGAAATATAACAATGGCAAACAGCATGCCGATAGTATTAACTGTAGCTCCATCCTCTGCCTCAAATCTTCAAGCAAACACAATAACAATAACCGGCCTTAACTTCTACGCCGGCACTTCCAGCTCCTCCGTCACCGCAATTAAATTAGGGACAGCGACCAATTTATCAGGGTGGAACTGTATATCTGATAGTGTAATAAACAGCGCTGTAGTTCCGTTAAAAACCAAAGCCGGAACGTATGATGTAATAGTTTATACACCTCAAGGAAGTAATTCAACTTCTACAGGGAAATTAACGTTAACAACAACAGCGCCTGTGATAACAACGATCACCCCAAACACCGCGGTATATAATCAAAGTGTAACAATGACAATAACCGGTTCAGGATTTTACGCCGGGACAAACAGTAGTGATGTTAGAGGGCTGAAAGTTGGCTCCACAGCGATAACAACGGCATACAACGTAGCCTCAGACACAAGTATTACGGGAGTAATCATTCCAAACACATTAACTTCCGGGACATATAATGTTGTCGCAACAACCGGCGGAGGAGACAGCGCAGGTGTACCATATATAGTTACTGCTCCTTTACCTGTAGTTTCAGCTGTTACTCCAAACAACGGAAATAACAATGCAAATAATACAATAAAGATAGTAGGAAACGGATTCTTTGGCGGGGTGGGAAGTAATCGTGTAACCATGATTCAGTTAACCGGGACTTCAACGTTAACAATAACGAACGCTTACAGTGTAATAAGTGACACGGAGATACAAAACTCTATTATCCCGTCAGGTTTCGCAGGCGGAACTTATGATGTGAAAGTAACAACAGGAGCGGGAGTAAGCGTAACAAGCGCAAACAGCAAATATACGTTAGTTGGAATAACAACACCTGTGATAAGTAGCTTAAACCCGAATAACTGCTATTACGGACAGAGTGCTACAATAACAATCACGGGAAATAGTTTCTACGGCGGGAAATCATCGTCGGATGTAACAGCAGTGAAAATATATACCAGTCCGACAACTACAACAATAGCAGGGTATAGTGTGTTAAGCGATACAACGATAAGCAGTGTTGTAATTCCAAATACAATAAATGCCGGAACATATCAGATGAAAGTAACAAGTAGTCTGGGAGAAGGAAACGGCGTCAATTTTGTAGTAAATTCTGCTGTGCCCGTGGTTTCAAATGTACTTCCAAATAGCGGGTACAGACATCTGGCAAACACAATAGACATATATGGAAGCGGATTCTTCGGAGGAGTCGGGTCAAACAAGGTAACAATGATACAGATGACGGGAGCGTCAACGGTAACACTGGCAACTACATACAGTGTGATAAATGATACGGAAATACAGAATGCAGTAATAAACAGCGGAATAACCGCCGGGACGTATGATTTGAGAGTAACCACAAGCGTTGGGACGAATACAACCAGCGGAGTTAAGTATATAGCTCTGGCGGATACGATACTGCCGACTGTAATCGCAACGATAGCTGATACAACGAGCGTGAATATAACATTTAGCGAGGAAATATCGTTATCAACAGCGACAATAAAAGGGAATTACAAAGTGGCCTCCCCTGCGGGCGGAGCCGCTAAAGATCTGACAAGCGCAGCTTTGACATATGCAAATAATGTTGCGACAATAACCGGGATTACAAATGTGCTGGGAAATACATTTGCGATAACAGTGACAGGAGTACAGGATATAGCAGGAAATGCTATAGCAGGCAGTAATATTGTATCAGGAACAGTAACCGGTACGGACAGCACAGCGCCGTCAAGCTGCACGGTGACAATAAATAGCGGCGTAAATTATACAAAAAGCACAACGGTGACATTATCTTTATCTGCAACAGACAGCGAGTCCGGCATGGGGCAGATGCAGTTTAGCAATGGAGGCGCGTATTTAACGCCTGTGGCATATGCGACAACCACAGTATGGGCACTTTCAAACGGAGACGGAGCAAAGACTGTATCTGCAAAGTTTAGTGATAACGCAGGGAACTGGTCAAGCGCGGTGACAGATACGATAACGCTGGATACAACAGCGCCGGCAGGAAGTGTAAGCATAAATAGCGGAGCGGCGTACACAAACGGTACAATAGTTACGGTAACATTAACAGCAGCAGATGGTGCCGGAAGCGGAATGGGAGCGGGAGCCCAGATGCAGTTCAGTAATGATAATAGTAACTGGTCAACGGCAGAAAACTACACGGGGACGAAAGTATTGACTGTATCAGGAGGAGATGGAGTAAAGACAGTGTATGTGAAATACAAAGATGCGATAGGAAACTGGAGCGGAAATATAACAGATACGATAATATTAGACGGGAATGCCCCGACAGGGACGGTAAGTATTAATTTTGGGGCTCAATATGCAAACAGTTCGACGGTAACTTTGACATTAAATGCGGTAGATGCCGGAAGCGGAATGGGAGCAGGAGCCCAGATGCAGTTTAGTAATGATAATTCAACATGGTCCTCAGCGGAAAACTATGCGGCTACAAAAGTATGGACATTAACAAGCGGGAACGGAGTTAATACAGTGTATGCGAAATTTAAAGACGTGTCCGGATACTGGTCAAATGCAGCGACAGATACGATAACGTTGGATACAACCGGGCCGACTAACTGCAGTATCGTAATAAACAATGAGGATGTGTATACGAGTAATACGAGTGTTCTTTTGACACTCTCAGCGGCAGATACCGACAGCGGTGTAAGCGAGATGCAGTTTAGTAATAATGGAGGAACCACCTGGTCAACAGCGGTAACATACAATACATCAAATAGTTATACGCTGCCTTTCGGAGACGGCTTAAAGACGGTAAGTGTAAGGTATAAAGATAATGCAGGAAACTGGAGCGGGAGTATAGAAGGAACAATAACATTGGATACAACAGTACCGACCGGGAGCATAGATATAAACGGAGGAGCTGCGTATTCGAGAAGCACAGCGATAACATTAAGTGTGTCAGCAGATGATAATTTAAGCGGAGTAAATCAGATGCAGTTCAGGGAAGGAACAGGCAGTTGGAGCGCATTTGAAAGTTATGCGTTAGGAACAAAGGTATTCACAGTATCAAACGCAGACGGGTTAAAGACGATATCGGTAAATTACACGGACAATGCCGGGAATAACAGTACTTACAGTAAAAATATTAAACTTTGTACAGTGACAAAACTAGAAGTATTATCACAAATGGAAGCAGTAGCAGGAGAAAGCATTGCCGTGACTATAAGGGCGGTAAGGGAAGAAGGAGTAAACAGCACATTGGTAACGGGATATTTGAATAAGATTGGGTTTAATATAAAAGATGCTAATGCAGCATCATTGCCTGATTATACATTTGCAGCAGGAGATTCGGGAGTAAAGCAGGTAATAATAAGTTTAAAGACATTATCTGAGCAGGAGATAGAGGTGACTGATAAAGACATCGAAGGAATAACGGGAAAAGTAAAGATAAAAGTATACGGAGCTGTGACAGCAGACGGAACGAACGGGGCAATAATAACAAACGCAGACGGAACCAGCGTGGAGATTCCTGCAAAAGCATTTAGCGGCAGTAAACAGATTGGATTTAGAGTAACAAATAACCCAACATCAGCCGGGACGGGTTACAGATACAAAGAGACAGTAAAACCTGTAAGCCGTGACTTCGGAGAGTTAAATAGAACAACAACCCCATGGCAGTTAGCCGGAATGACATTTAGTATTCCGGTTAAGATATCAGTGCCGTACAAACCGGAAGAGGTAGGAGATGTAGACGAAAACAGCCTCAGGCTGTTCTACTATGATGAGTCAGCAGGCAAATACATAATAGTCCCCGGAAAACAAACAGTAAGCGGCGGAAGAATAACAGCGCAAGTAAATCATTTCAGCACGTACAGGATACTCGGAACGTATGTGAGCAGTAATTTAAACAATGTGATAGCCTATCCGAATCCATATAAACCAAGCACCGCAGTGGACGGTAAATTAAAAATAATCAACCTGCCTGTTGACTGCACCGTGACGATATATAATATAGCAGGAGAAAAGATAAGGGAAATAAAAGAAGCAGATTTAGGTAACCTTGGATGGATAGAATGGGACGGGAAGAATGAGAGCAGTGAGCTTGTAGCCAGAGGTGTTTATCTGTACGTGGTAATAGCTCCGGATGGGAGCAAGAAGATTGGCAAGATCGGTTTATTGAAATAAACTGTTTAAACTGTATTTCTAAGTGTAATTATTACTTAATCAGCGGAATCCTGTAGTTTTGTAATCTCATCGAGAGATCCGCCTAATATAACTGGCGGAAGTGGAATCTTTTTAATAAGAAAATAGGCAAGGTGGGTTTGATAAAGTAAGAGCGTACTGATTTTTCAGCATGTAATGCTGAAAAAATCGGTCTTTAAGTATACTTGCGATGAGGTTTTAATGGCGTGAAATTTCCAAGAGATTTAGGTGGTTTCTAATCATATCTGGGGTAAAAAAGCATAATAGATAATATCTTTCATTGTATTTTCTGTTGTATTTTCTTGAAAAATACTTGTTAAAAGAGGTATAATAGCTAAAAATCTTACACGCTTTCTGACGGAAGCGGGGGTCCCGTGTACGCGGGCCCGCCGAAGGAAGACGGAAGCGAATGTAAAACCAAAGGAGGAATACGCATTATGCCGGTCATTTCTATCAAGCAGCTCTTGGAATCAGGAGTTCACTTCGGCCATCAGACCAAAAGATGGAATCCCAAAATGGAGAAATTCATTTACGGGAAAAGGAACGGGATCTACATCATTGACCTTCAAAAAACCGTTAAAAAATTAAAGGAAGCCTGTGATTTTATTCGCAGTGTTTCTGAAGCGGGAGGGGCGGTTCTTTTTGTCGGGACCAAGAGTCAGGCTCAGGAAATAGTAACTGAAGAAGCCAAAAGAGCAGGGATGCATTATGTCTCTTTCAGATGGCTTGGAGGAATGCTTACCAATTTTAAAACCATTAAGAAATCAATTAAGCGGCTGGAAGATATTGAGAAGATGAAAGCAGAAGTATTTGACAAACTTCCCCGTCACGAAGTAATGCAGTTGGAAAAAGAAATGGGTAAACTTAATAAAGTCCTGGGCGGTATTCGGCATATGGATAAGCTTCCTGCGGCCTTGTTTGTGATTGACACCAAGAAAGAACATACGGCGATACTCGAAGCGACAAAACTTGAAATTCCTGTTGTCGGTGTTGCGGATACAAATGCGGATCCGGATGAAGTGGAATATGTAATACCCGGAAACGACGATGCCATCAGATCGATAAAACTAATTACCAATCTTATCGCGGAATCGGTGCTTGAAGGCAAAAAAGGAAAGACAGAGTCCGCTATGATCGACGAAAAGAAAGATACAGTTGTTGAAACGGTAGAAACAATTGAAGAGGTTCCTTCGGCAGAAGAGATGCCTGCGGCAATAGATGCAGGTCTGGAACAGATAAAGATAGTAGAGTCGGAAGCGATAACGATACCCGAAACGGTTGATGTTGAAGTAGAAGAATTAACGGCCGAAATAGACGAAGAGCTGGAAAAAGTTATAAGCAAGCTTGAGGAAGTTGATGAAGAGAAAAAGCCGTTGATGAAGAAGAAGCCTTTAAAAGAGGGGGGTCCTAAATAATGATTAGTGCAAAGGTAGTTGCGGAGTTAAGAGAAAAAACGGGAGCAGGGATGATGTCCTGCAAAGAAGCCCTTGAATCGGCTAATGGTGACATGGAAAAGGCTGTCGAGTATTTAAGAAAAAAAGGTATGGCTTCCGCGCAGAAAAGAGCCGCAAAGTCCGTGAAAGCAGGTGTGGTATATGCTTATCTGCACATGGAAGGTACAGTAGGCGCGATGGTTGAAGTTAATTGTGAAACGGATTTTGTCGCTAAAACTGATGATTTTAAAGAACTTGCAAAAGATGTTGCCATGCAGGTGGCTGCGATGAATCCTATTTATGTGAAACGGGAGGATGTCCCGGCTGAACTTCTTGAAAAAGAGAGAGCCATTTACAGGGAAGAAGTCGCGAAAGCGGGTAAACCGGCAAATATAATTGAAAAGATTGTTGAAGGTAAGCTTGAAAAATTCTATAAGGATTTTTGCCTGGTAGACCAGACTTTTATTAAGGATGATAAAATGCAGGTGAAGGATCTCGTAGCTCAGAAGATCAGTAAGATCGGCGAGAATATTTCAATTAAAAGATTTGCAAGATTTAAAATTGGAGAATAAAAAAATGGACAAGGCGCGTCCGAAATACAAAAGAGTAATGTTGAAACTTGGCGGTGAAGCGCTGTCGGATGAAAATGAATTCGGGATCAATCCGACTTCCCTGAAGAACCTGGCGCTGGAAATAAAAAAAGCCAAAGAGACTTTAAATGCAGAGATAGCTATTGTTCTGGGCGGCGGTAATATTTTTCGCGGTAGTTTTGCCCGTGATATGGACAGGGTGAACGCGGATTATATGGGAATGCTTGCCACCGTGATAAACGGTCTGGCGCTTCAGGATGCGCTCGAAAAAGTGGGTGTTTTTACAAGGGTGGTGACCGCTATTGAGATGGAAAAACTGGCGGAGCCGTACATAAGGCGCAGGGCAATAAGACATCTGGAGAAAGGCCGCGTGGTAATATTTGCGGCCGGCACGGGTAATCCTTACTTTACAACGGATACTGCAGCCGCGCTC comes from the Candidatus Firestonebacteria bacterium RIFOXYD2_FULL_39_29 genome and includes:
- a CDS encoding translation elongation factor Ts; the protein is MISAKVVAELREKTGAGMMSCKEALESANGDMEKAVEYLRKKGMASAQKRAAKSVKAGVVYAYLHMEGTVGAMVEVNCETDFVAKTDDFKELAKDVAMQVAAMNPIYVKREDVPAELLEKERAIYREEVAKAGKPANIIEKIVEGKLEKFYKDFCLVDQTFIKDDKMQVKDLVAQKISKIGENISIKRFARFKIGE
- a CDS encoding UMP kinase, with the protein product MDKARPKYKRVMLKLGGEALSDENEFGINPTSLKNLALEIKKAKETLNAEIAIVLGGGNIFRGSFARDMDRVNADYMGMLATVINGLALQDALEKVGVFTRVVTAIEMEKLAEPYIRRRAIRHLEKGRVVIFAAGTGNPYFTTDTAAALRAIEVGAEVVMKGTKVDGIFSADPKKDKSAKKYERIEYMEFINKRLKVMDTTAVSLCMENNIPIIVFDLKQKGSIIKAISGQKIGTIVN
- a CDS encoding 30S ribosomal protein S2, with protein sequence MYAGPPKEDGSECKTKGGIRIMPVISIKQLLESGVHFGHQTKRWNPKMEKFIYGKRNGIYIIDLQKTVKKLKEACDFIRSVSEAGGAVLFVGTKSQAQEIVTEEAKRAGMHYVSFRWLGGMLTNFKTIKKSIKRLEDIEKMKAEVFDKLPRHEVMQLEKEMGKLNKVLGGIRHMDKLPAALFVIDTKKEHTAILEATKLEIPVVGVADTNADPDEVEYVIPGNDDAIRSIKLITNLIAESVLEGKKGKTESAMIDEKKDTVVETVETIEEVPSAEEMPAAIDAGLEQIKIVESEAITIPETVDVEVEELTAEIDEELEKVISKLEEVDEEKKPLMKKKPLKEGGPK